The genomic DNA TCCTATCGAAGACGAAGAGCTCCCTAAATGTAAAGATTTTGGAAGGAAAATTGCTAATCAGCTTAAAGCAGCCACTTTATAGAAGAATTTCGGGTTAGAAGAATATAACCCGATATAATTAACCTTCAGAGGCGATAGCAGAGTCAGTATTATTTAGACTGTCGATATTTCAACCCATCTTCGTGTAATAACAGCCACTGTAAAGGTAGAGATTAAAGCTCCAACCATCGTGACTGCCATTATCTCAAAGAAAGTCGTTAAAGATCTGGGTTTAAAATCTGGAGATCGTGTAAAAGCTGTTATAAAAGCCACAGAGGTCATGATCTCGAAAGAATAAAACCTATTTCAATTCGAAGGTAAAATCGGCTCCAGATACTTCTAGGTGCTTAATGTAAAAAATCGAATTTTAAATACTGAATATGGCACTAATATACGGTTATAACATCTTTTAGTGGGAAGGGATCGAATGTAGTGCATGCTAATCTTATGGCTATGCTTACGTAAGTTTTAAAAATAAATTAGGATAAATTAAACAACTTTGGGGCCTGTTGATGGTTAATCAGCCTAAATGGGGAGCAAAACTAGCATTTGCCTGTGCTCTTGCATTGATAGGCGCGGTTTTAACCGTTTATGGCATATTTGGCTTTGGCGTTTTCCAGTTTACAACTTGGCATATAATGTTAGATCTGCCTTTTCCATCTTACATCGTAGTCACGCCTATAATACAGGTCATCTTGCTAACGATAACTATAATGTTCGCTAGGTATGCACATGCAAGTTTAAAGGAGCTGGGTTTTAAAAGGACTAGCCCCAAAATCTTGGCCAGTGTTTCAGTCGCTTTAATCCCTCTTTTCCTGTTTACTGCAGTTGTCACGCTTGTTTTAACAAGTTTTTTTGGTCCAGACCCCATGGCAGAAGCCTATACTAAGGCGGCAATGCCCACAGATTCTTTTCAACTGGTTGCCTACGTTATTATATCTATAATTCTGGTTGGACCAGTGGAGGAGTTGGCTTTTAGGGGTTTTGTGCAGCAAGGTTTTGAAAACTCGTTTGGAAAGATGAATGGTTTGTTGATTGCTTCTGCCTTGTTTGGACTACCACACTTTGCTAATTACCCGTATAATGCTGCTACTGCCTTTGCGGGTGGTCTGGTTTTAGGCTATGTATGGCAGAAGACGGATCAAAATACTACTGCTACGGCCGTAATCCATGGAATATTCAACTCAATAGGGATAATTCTGATTTATCTTGGTATTATTTGATCTTAAAAGTAGCCTTAAAAGAATTAAATTGGATTTGTGGATTGTTGAACTCTTCTATCAAGCTAAACGATTAGAAATAAAGATTTACAAATAATATGATTCAACAAGAGAGAATTAAAAACCTAAATGGCAGAGAGATTAAACAGGGAAGTTACGTACTTTATTGGATGCAAGCCTCTCATAGAACAGAGTACAACCACGCCCTCGAACACGCAATCTTACAAGCTAACAAGCTGAATAAGCCTCTTTTGGTATTTTTTGGATTAATTAATAACTATCCTGAGGCGAATGAAAGGCACTATTATTTCATGCTAGAGGGACTAAAGAAAGTTCAGTCTTCTCTCGAGAAGAGGGATATCAAGATGGTAATATGGGATAAGTCTCCGGAGCTTGGCGTCGTTGAGTTATCGAAGCATGCCTCCCTAGTTGTAGTGGATAGAGGATACTTGAAAATACAGAAAAAGTGGAGCAGACAAGTGGCCAAACGTATTGGATGTCCTTTGTTACAAGTTGAAAGTGATTCGATCGTGCCTGTTGAAGTGACATCTCCAA from Candidatus Methylarchaceae archaeon HK02M2 includes the following:
- a CDS encoding CPBP family intramembrane metalloprotease yields the protein MVNQPKWGAKLAFACALALIGAVLTVYGIFGFGVFQFTTWHIMLDLPFPSYIVVTPIIQVILLTITIMFARYAHASLKELGFKRTSPKILASVSVALIPLFLFTAVVTLVLTSFFGPDPMAEAYTKAAMPTDSFQLVAYVIISIILVGPVEELAFRGFVQQGFENSFGKMNGLLIASALFGLPHFANYPYNAATAFAGGLVLGYVWQKTDQNTTATAVIHGIFNSIGIILIYLGII